TGCTCGATGCTGAGCACGTCCAGGTAGTTGCCGATGCCGGAACCGTAACGCTGGACGACGGTGTTGTAAGAGTCCTGGGCAATCTCGGTCGCGTGCTGCTGGGCGCCGATCTGCCGGCCGATGTCACGCAGTTGGTTGATCGTGTCGCTGACATCGCCCAGAGCTTTCACCAGGCTTTTGTTGTACTGCGCCACGGCGAGGTCGTAATCGGCGTCGCGGGCATCGAGGTTGGCGCGCAGGCGTCCGCCATCGAAGATCGGCACCGAAATCGTCGGGGCAATGTTGAAGAAGCGACTGGCGGAACCGAACATCGCGTCCCCCAACAAGGATTCGGCACCGGCGGAAGCCGACAGGTTCAAGTTGGGATAGAAGCGGGTCTTGGCAGAATCGATGTCCTTGCTCGCCGCCTCGACACGCCAGCGCGCGGCGACCAGATCCGGACGACGGCCCAGCAGTTCGGCGGGCAGAACAGACGGCAGCGCGACAGCGCTGGCTTGCAGGACTTTCGGTCGGGCGATTTCGTTGCCGCGATCCGGGCCTTTGCCAAGCAGTACGGCCAGAGCGATTTTTGCGCTGTTCAGGCGTTTTTCGGCGTCGATCAGGCTGGCTTCGGAGCTGGCTTCCAGACTTTGGGTCTGCTGGAACTGGTACTGGCTGTCGATCCCGGAACTCAGGCGACGCTGGCTCAGATCGAGCATCTGCTTGGTGCGCTTCAAATCTTCGTTGGCCAGGTCATAAACGATGTGCGCCTGACCGAGATCGCTGTAAGCCCGGGCCACATCGGCAGCCAGGGTCAGTTGCGCAGCCTGACGATCGACTTCGGCGGCGCGGGCCTGACCGAGTGCGGCTTCCCAGGCGTCACGCTGACCGCCCCACAGGTCGAAGTTGTAATTGAAGCCGGCGCTGATGTTGCGCACGGTGGCGTACGCATCGCCCTGCCCTCGCGGGTCCTGATCCTTGGCCAGACGCGAACGGCTGATGCCGGCGCTGGCGTCGAGGGTCGGATAACGTTCGGCATCGGCGGCATACGCAGCGGCGCTGGCCTGATGGGCGCGGGCGTCGGCGATCTGCATGTCCGGGCTGTCTTTCAGGGCTTCGCGGATCAGGCCGTCGAGCTGTGGATCACCGAGGCTGGTCCACCAGTCGCTCTTC
The window above is part of the Pseudomonas fluorescens genome. Proteins encoded here:
- a CDS encoding efflux transporter outer membrane subunit encodes the protein MSGKTLRSSLTLVLSAMILAGCANYSGLDTQGASLDAKTLQTGQSLNGVTLSQAAWPKSDWWTSLGDPQLDGLIREALKDSPDMQIADARAHQASAAAYAADAERYPTLDASAGISRSRLAKDQDPRGQGDAYATVRNISAGFNYNFDLWGGQRDAWEAALGQARAAEVDRQAAQLTLAADVARAYSDLGQAHIVYDLANEDLKRTKQMLDLSQRRLSSGIDSQYQFQQTQSLEASSEASLIDAEKRLNSAKIALAVLLGKGPDRGNEIARPKVLQASAVALPSVLPAELLGRRPDLVAARWRVEAASKDIDSAKTRFYPNLNLSASAGAESLLGDAMFGSASRFFNIAPTISVPIFDGGRLRANLDARDADYDLAVAQYNKSLVKALGDVSDTINQLRDIGRQIGAQQHATEIAQDSYNTVVQRYGSGIGNYLDVLSIEQQLLQAQRQLANLNAEQIDLSIQLMQALGGGFQGQTLTAANATPATPHN